The Flavobacterium marginilacus genome window below encodes:
- a CDS encoding glycosyltransferase, translated as MIEGKNIICISQTTWHGEFTKSTVQLLSLLAEKNTIVFVEYPFTVKDVIMSLLGKQRAQVSRMLGFKRRIIEEKTDSNAVVKHLVMPPVLPVDFIKNESIFQKFFSINAFIYKTQLRKTIKKLKLDNPIIITAYNPMYGLPMIGKLHEYLNVYYCYDGMDTQRHKSRIYTIEQQFCRQVDGIITTSDYLNSEKQQLNPQSYVVKNGVDFKLFEPHAKKSVSSPSSQKKAGYIGTLDFRFDIDSMEFAIQELPQVLFEFTGYLLNHNIKERLSKYDNVAFFKSVKAHEVPQLLSKYDLGIIPYKMDEVNKNIYPLKINEYLAVGVPVVMTAFANLTDFKSMVKSAENKKLFKSYIEYELENDNYVLIKERIDFARLNSWEGRVGEFGDVLEKIIKHKYPS; from the coding sequence ATGATTGAAGGCAAAAATATTATCTGCATTTCTCAAACTACCTGGCATGGTGAATTTACTAAATCTACGGTGCAATTGTTATCACTTTTAGCAGAAAAAAACACCATAGTTTTTGTTGAATATCCATTTACTGTCAAAGATGTTATAATGTCTTTATTGGGAAAACAAAGAGCACAAGTATCCAGAATGCTGGGTTTTAAAAGAAGAATCATAGAAGAAAAAACAGATAGTAATGCAGTTGTTAAGCATTTGGTTATGCCTCCGGTTTTGCCGGTAGATTTTATTAAAAACGAATCAATTTTTCAAAAGTTTTTTAGCATCAATGCATTTATTTATAAAACACAGCTTCGAAAAACCATAAAGAAATTAAAGTTAGATAATCCAATTATAATCACAGCATACAACCCAATGTATGGCCTGCCCATGATTGGCAAATTACACGAATATCTAAATGTGTATTACTGTTATGACGGGATGGATACACAAAGGCATAAATCAAGAATTTATACTATTGAGCAGCAATTTTGCAGGCAGGTTGATGGCATTATAACAACATCGGATTATTTAAATTCTGAAAAGCAGCAATTAAATCCGCAAAGCTATGTGGTTAAAAATGGTGTTGACTTTAAGTTATTTGAGCCTCACGCCAAAAAATCTGTTTCAAGCCCTTCTTCTCAAAAAAAAGCTGGCTACATAGGAACCTTGGATTTTAGGTTTGATATCGATAGTATGGAATTTGCAATTCAGGAATTACCTCAGGTTCTATTTGAATTTACAGGCTATTTGCTCAACCATAATATAAAAGAAAGGTTATCAAAATATGATAATGTTGCTTTTTTTAAATCGGTAAAAGCACACGAAGTTCCTCAATTATTATCGAAATATGATTTAGGAATCATACCCTATAAAATGGACGAGGTTAATAAAAATATATATCCATTAAAAATTAATGAATATTTGGCCGTTGGTGTTCCTGTGGTTATGACAGCTTTCGCCAATTTAACCGATTTTAAATCCATGGTTAAATCCGCAGAAAACAAGAAACTTTTCAAATCATATATTGAATATGAGTTAGAAAATGATAATTACGTATTAATTAAAGAGAGAATTGATTTTGCCAGACTTAATTCCTGGGAAGGCAGAGTGGGGGAATTTGGAGATGTTCTCGAAAAAATTATTAAACATAAATATCCATCTTAA
- a CDS encoding glycosyltransferase family 4 protein, with amino-acid sequence MKIGIEGQRLFRKKKHGMDMVALELIKNLQDLDHENEYFIFVKPDQDSSVLKETSNFKIIELNGGPYPAWEQIALPKAAKKYGCDILHCTSNTAPFFTSIPLITILHDIIYMESGYLKILKSSASTYQKFGNIYRKLVVPCVVKRSKKVITVSHFEKNRIGEFFGIKGDKKLEAIYNGVSEHFKPVTNKEELKRVKEKYNLPDKYFFFLGNTDPKKNTKGTLKAFSDFLKLTKTDYKLVMLDYDKTELNILLVEIDDTNLINHIVLTGYVINTDLPAIYSQCDIFLYPSLRESFGIPMLEAMSCNVPVITSNTSSMPEIAEDAAHIINPFNPEEITQGIIEIVNNEVYRKSLCDKGLERSKQFSWRNMAKEYLKLYKLIYLEYSKKQ; translated from the coding sequence ATGAAAATAGGTATAGAAGGACAGCGGCTTTTTCGTAAAAAAAAACATGGTATGGACATGGTAGCTTTAGAACTAATAAAGAATCTCCAGGATCTAGACCACGAAAATGAATATTTTATATTTGTAAAACCAGATCAAGACAGTTCCGTTCTTAAAGAAACTTCAAACTTTAAGATTATTGAATTAAATGGGGGACCATACCCAGCATGGGAACAAATAGCATTGCCAAAAGCAGCCAAAAAATATGGCTGCGATATATTACACTGCACCAGCAATACCGCACCTTTTTTTACTTCTATTCCTTTAATAACAATTCTTCATGACATTATTTACATGGAAAGCGGTTATTTAAAAATACTCAAAAGCAGTGCAAGTACCTACCAAAAATTTGGAAATATATATAGAAAACTCGTAGTACCGTGTGTTGTAAAAAGGAGTAAAAAAGTGATTACAGTATCCCATTTTGAAAAAAACAGAATCGGTGAATTCTTTGGAATTAAAGGTGATAAAAAACTCGAGGCTATTTATAATGGTGTAAGTGAACATTTTAAACCCGTTACCAATAAAGAAGAACTGAAACGTGTTAAAGAAAAATACAATTTACCTGATAAGTATTTCTTTTTCCTTGGTAATACAGACCCCAAAAAAAACACAAAAGGAACCCTTAAAGCTTTTTCTGATTTTTTAAAACTGACAAAGACTGATTATAAACTGGTTATGCTCGATTATGATAAAACCGAACTCAATATCCTCTTGGTCGAAATTGATGACACCAATCTTATCAATCATATTGTTTTGACAGGTTATGTAATTAATACCGATTTACCTGCTATTTATTCCCAATGCGACATTTTTTTATATCCGTCACTTCGCGAAAGTTTCGGGATTCCGATGCTGGAAGCCATGTCTTGTAACGTGCCTGTTATTACATCAAATACATCATCGATGCCTGAAATTGCAGAAGATGCGGCCCATATTATAAATCCATTTAATCCCGAAGAAATTACTCAGGGAATTATTGAAATAGTAAATAACGAAGTGTACAGAAAATCTCTTTGCGATAAAGGTTTGGAGCGTAGTAAACAATTTTCTTGGAGAAATATGGCAAAAGAGTATTTAAAGCTTTATAAATTAATTTATTTAGAATATTCAAAAAAACAATAG
- a CDS encoding glycosyltransferase family 2 protein encodes MSALKIIFWFLLFIIVYTYVGYGILLFIIIKIRRFFKLGNKVNSNPNYEPEVTLFIAAYNENDYVDAKMKNTLELEYPKEKLNIIWVTDGSDDGTPDLLTGYANTTVYHLDERNGKIGAMNRGMEFVKTPIVIFSDANTNLGKESIRRIVNLFSNPAVGCVSGEKRIVDKESDVASGAGEGIYWKYESALKKWDAELYSVVGAAGELFAIRTELYRHVEKDTLLDDFIISLRVAQEGYTIQYDPEAYAVETASASVKEEFKRKIRISAGGIQSIVRLRSLLNIFKYGTLSFQYISHRVLRWSLTPLCLILLIPVLSILAFNEGIMFFGFYSILFWMQLFFYAAALLGWFLENRETRIKILFVPYYFFIMNLCVILGFFRYIKKSQSVNWERAKRAS; translated from the coding sequence ATGTCAGCACTAAAAATTATATTCTGGTTTCTATTGTTCATTATTGTTTATACCTATGTTGGATATGGGATTTTATTATTCATAATTATAAAAATAAGGCGTTTTTTTAAACTTGGAAATAAGGTAAATAGTAATCCCAATTATGAACCCGAAGTTACATTGTTCATAGCTGCTTATAATGAAAATGATTATGTGGATGCAAAAATGAAAAACACCTTAGAACTTGAATACCCGAAAGAAAAATTAAACATTATTTGGGTTACAGATGGTTCTGATGACGGAACCCCAGACTTATTGACTGGGTACGCTAATACAACGGTTTATCATTTAGACGAAAGAAATGGAAAAATCGGGGCAATGAACCGCGGTATGGAATTTGTAAAAACACCAATTGTAATATTTAGTGATGCCAATACCAATCTGGGCAAAGAATCAATCAGACGCATTGTTAATCTATTCAGTAATCCTGCTGTTGGCTGTGTTTCGGGAGAAAAACGAATTGTTGATAAAGAAAGTGATGTGGCTTCGGGAGCAGGGGAGGGAATCTACTGGAAATATGAATCGGCATTAAAAAAATGGGATGCGGAATTATATTCTGTTGTTGGAGCTGCCGGAGAACTTTTCGCTATTAGAACAGAACTGTATCGGCATGTTGAAAAAGATACGCTGCTTGACGACTTTATTATATCATTAAGAGTCGCTCAAGAAGGATATACCATTCAATATGATCCAGAAGCGTATGCTGTTGAAACAGCTTCAGCGAGTGTAAAAGAAGAATTTAAACGTAAAATCAGAATCTCTGCCGGCGGTATTCAGTCTATTGTAAGATTACGTTCCTTATTGAATATTTTTAAATATGGAACACTTTCATTTCAGTACATTTCTCATCGCGTTTTGCGTTGGAGTCTTACCCCTTTATGTCTTATTTTATTAATTCCCGTTTTATCTATTCTAGCGTTTAATGAAGGAATTATGTTCTTTGGATTTTATTCTATATTATTTTGGATGCAACTTTTTTTCTATGCAGCTGCGCTGTTAGGCTGGTTTTTAGAAAATAGAGAGACAAGGATTAAAATTCTGTTTGTTCCTTATTATTTTTTCATTATGAATTTATGTGTAATCTTAGGATTTTTCAGGTATATAAAAAAATCACAATCCGTAAATTGGGAAAGGGCTAAACGAGCCAGTTAA
- a CDS encoding transposase, whose product MLDNGAFHKGKALIIPENIILIFLPPYSPELNPAELVWLNMKRKTTNKIYKIMEEFKIQLD is encoded by the coding sequence ATTTTAGATAATGGTGCTTTTCACAAAGGAAAAGCGTTAATCATTCCAGAAAACATAATACTTATTTTTCTTCCACCATATTCTCCAGAACTCAATCCAGCAGAACTTGTTTGGCTTAATATGAAAAGGAAAACTACTAACAAAATCTACAAAATAATGGAAGAATTTAAAATTCAATTAGATTAG
- a CDS encoding DUF4435 domain-containing protein, with translation MIKYGFKTLTSLSKFFSYRNDIDIYTEDKDADKEFYKTLFNNLFGDELIINDVTPLGCKVNVLNAFDNQNKTDGRRKYFIVDGDLELINDSNRKNEKNLIVLDSYCIENYLINEQGIIDFLYFSNGVESKEQQKNKLNFNKWLGYNTTVLIELFINFAILRKYGGGPKLKKAKDFLTSSNKQTILDKQKIKDYSIEIKNSIIEHLENSHYSNSDANELYEIEFKELNLKWKYNSDTFLKIVSAKNYTLPMLQFRINHCINSGSKALFPKSSLKLFLASNSDLSKLNFLKERIK, from the coding sequence ATGATTAAATACGGATTCAAAACATTAACATCATTATCGAAGTTTTTCTCTTATAGAAATGACATTGATATTTACACAGAAGATAAAGATGCTGATAAAGAATTTTACAAAACTTTATTTAATAACCTATTTGGGGATGAATTAATAATTAATGATGTTACACCATTAGGCTGTAAAGTTAATGTACTTAATGCTTTTGATAATCAAAACAAGACAGATGGAAGGAGAAAATACTTTATTGTAGATGGTGATTTAGAATTGATAAATGACAGTAATAGGAAAAACGAAAAAAATTTAATTGTTTTAGATTCTTATTGCATTGAAAATTATTTAATTAATGAACAAGGTATAATAGATTTTTTATATTTTTCTAATGGTGTAGAAAGTAAAGAACAACAGAAAAACAAACTAAACTTCAATAAATGGCTTGGCTATAATACAACTGTTCTTATAGAATTATTTATAAATTTCGCTATTTTACGAAAGTATGGTGGAGGTCCCAAACTTAAAAAAGCAAAAGATTTTTTAACATCTAGCAATAAACAAACCATATTAGACAAACAAAAAATTAAAGACTATTCGATAGAAATAAAAAACTCAATAATAGAACATTTAGAAAATTCACATTATTCAAATTCTGATGCGAATGAATTATACGAAATTGAATTTAAAGAATTGAATTTAAAATGGAAATATAATAGCGATACTTTTTTAAAAATAGTCTCTGCTAAAAACTATACTTTACCAATGTTGCAATTTAGAATTAACCATTGTATAAATAGTGGTAGTAAAGCATTATTTCCAAAAAGTTCTTTAAAATTATTTTTAGCATCTAATTCAGATTTAAGTAAACTAAATTTTTTAAAAGAACGAATAAAATAA